The DNA region TTCGACGCGCAGGCACGGCCGAGCTGAGTCGAAGGGCTGCTACACTCGCCGCATGAGCGTGGCAGGCGGTCCCTACGTCGCCCTGGCAGTCCTCTGCCAACGCATCGACCTGCAGCCCGACGGCACCGCCAACATCCTCGGCATCGTCGATGGCCTGGCCATCGACGACCCCACGGAACCGGGGACTCCCCCGCTCGTCCTCAACGTCCGCGCCCTCATTGCCCTCAGGGGCGGCAGTGTCCGCGGGTCCAGGATCCTCACCCTGCGGGGCTGGTTCCCGTCCGGCGCCGAGGGACTCGCCTCCGACACCGTCGTCGTCTTCTCGGACGAACGGCCGGCCATCACCCTGAACGTGCCGCTGGAACTCGAGTTGCCCGAGATCGGCACCTACGTGTTCGACGTGCTCTGTGACGGCGAGTTGCTGACCGCCATCACCCTCGACGTCGTGCAGCGCTAGGCGCGGCCGTCCTCATCCGGCCCGTCCGCGTTCGGCGTTCCGCGTTCGGCGTTCAGGAATCCTACTGACAGGTGGCGGGCGGTTTGGGCGGATCGGCCGTGTCTGCCGAGCGCACCGACAGGAACTGCACCTTTGGCGGCACGATGGGCGCCAGCGTGATCGCGACACGCAGAGCACCCCGCTCGCACGGCATCACCCACTCGCCTCGAAGTGCGTTCTCGACAAGGAACGGTCCGTCGGCCCGACAGGCGCCATGCCTGGCAGTCAGCGCGGCGATCTCGGCTCGACGACGGTCCTTCGCGACGTCGAGGTACAGGTTGTTGGCGGCAATGCTGTCGGCCAGCCCGTCGTCCCACTTCTGGATGAGCCTGGTGACGTCGGCGCGCAGCCCGACCAGCGCCGGCAACGGAACGACGGGACGCGGCGCGAGCGCGCCCGTGCGGGCCAGCGCGTCGAGCGCGTTGTCGAACCGGGGCGACCAGGCCGTGTAGGTGAGCGACCCCATCGCGACGAGGCCGACGCCGTACTCGGGGAGCCAGCGCATCTGCGAGCCGAAGCCCGGGAGGCCGCCCGAGTGCGCCACCACGTGTCCGAACGCGCACGTCTGCGACACGCGCAGTCCGTAGCCGTACCCGCCCGACGACAGCGACGGTCCCGCCGGCGTCGACCGGACCACCGCGGGGGCCGGGCGCCAGACCTGCTGCATCTCGCGGCGCGAGGACCGCCGGAGCGGGCCGGCCTCGGCGCCGTCGCGAGCAGGCCAGGCGTCCATGTGCCACGCCACGTAGGCCGCCAGATCACGAAGCGAGGTCAGCATGCCGCCCATGGCCCCGAAGGCGCCATCGGGCAACGGCGGCTCTTCCTTCCAGCGCTCGTCCTCCCACCGATACCCGTGCGCGAGGCGCGCCGCGGGCACGACAGGCGCATCCAGGGTCGTGGCCGTCAGGCCGAGCGGCGCGAGGAGCCGCGTGCGCACGTAGTCGCGGTACGGCATGCCCGAGACGTTGGTGACGATGCGTCCGAGGATGGCGAAGCCGTAGTTGGAGTACTCGTACGCGAGCCCGGGCGGGGTCGAGAACGGAATGCCCTGCCGCATGAGAGCGTCCATCTGCGCGTCGGTCAGGGCGAGCTGCTGGTCGCCCCAGGGGTTGTCCTCGGGGAAGCCCGCGGCGTGTGTCAGGAGGTGGCGCACGGTGAGGCGCGGCGAGTCCGTGGTGGGATAGGCAAGCCCCTTCAGTTCGGGCACGTAGCGCTCGGCGGGATCGTCGAGCGCGAGCTTGCCCTCGTCGCGCAGCATGAGGATCGCTGCGGCCGTGAAGCTCTTGGTCATCGACGCGATGCGGAACACCGTGTCGGCGGTCACGGGCGCCTGCGTCGTGACGTCCTGCACGCCGAACGTGCCGGTGTGGACCAGTCGCCCGTCGACGATGACGCCCCAGGCCATGCCCGGCACATGGGCGGCGCGGGCGTAGTCGGTGAAGGCGCGGTCGATCTCGGGGAACGCGGGCGCGAGCGCCGCGACGCGATCCTGCGCGGCGGCCGGTGCCTGGGCCTCGGCAGGCCCGGCGACCGCGAGTGCCACCAGGGCCGCGAGCATCGCGCGGATCACCGCGTGCGCCATCACGCCTCCTTCGAGGAGACCGGCCCGGCTCCCCATTCCCGACTCCCGACTCCCGACTCCCGACTCCCGACTCCCGACTCCCGATTCCCGCTTCCCGACCGCGTTACCAGTTCGGTTCCTTGCCTTCGATCAGCGACTCGGTCTTGCGGGTCTCCGGGCCGTTCTCGGTGCACACGGCGAAGCTGCTCTCGTACATCGAGACGCCGGCGAACTCGCCGTTCTTGTTGAGGATGTAGAAGTTCAGGCCGAACTTCGGCTTGCCCTCGTGCAGCAGGCGCTTCTCGATGGTGTTGGCGCGGACGCGGCGCAGCGCCTCCATCCCGGCGTCCTTGGGCGACCTGCCGGCCCGCATCTGCTCGACGATGAGGAACGAGCACAGGCCGTACAGGTTCGCCTCACCGCGGCCGGTGGAGCCCGCCGCGCCCACTTCGCCGTCGACGTAGAGACCGGCGCCCAGGATCGGCGAGTCGCCGACGCGGCCGGGGATCTTCCAGGCCAGGCCGCTGGTGGTGGTGACGCCGCAGATCTCGCCCTTGGCGTTGATGCCGTCGCAGTTGATCGTCCCGAAGAAGTGGTCACGGTCGATCAGGCCGTCGCGCACCATCGACCAACCCGCGTCGAAGCTGGCCTGGGCGCGCTTCTCGGGGTCGAGGAAGTGCTCCGGGTCGAGGCGACGCTTCCATTCGAGCCACAGCTTCCGTGACGTATCGGTGTTGAGGTCGTCCTCGACCTGGAACCCCATCTGGCGGGCGAACTTCTGGGCGCCGGCGCCGACCAGCAGGTGGTGGTCGGTGTTCTGCAGCACCGCGTAGGCCACCTTGGAAGGCGTCCGCACGCCCTCGAGGGCCGCGACGCCGCCCGCCCGCTTCTTCGGCCCGTGCATGCAGCAGGAATCGAGTTGCACGACGCCCTCGGCGTTGGGCAGGCCGCCGTAGCCGACGCTGGTGTCCTTGGGGTCGAGTTCGACGATGTTGACGCCGGCGATGAGCGACTCGAGGACGTCGGTGCCGCCGGTCATGAGGCGGAATGCCCGCGCCACGCAACTCTCGTTGCCGTCGTGCAGGCGGGTGTGGCCGTTGGTCGAGGCGATGACCACCGGCCGCGGCCGGGACTGCAGGATGGCCGGGGCGCCGTCGGCGCGGGCGGCCAGGCCGAGGCCGGCCGCCGCTGCGCCGGACCGGACGAATTGACGTCGATTCAGGCGGGATGGCATGCGCCAGAGTGTACGATAGCTGGTCTACAGGCCGGGTGCGTCCACCCCGGCCGCTCGCCCCGCGCCCCCTGCGTCCTTCCACCTGCCCCAGTCGGGCTCATGGAGTGTGTGTCGGCGCCGATGCGAGTGGTGTGCTCAAGACAAGCGAAGGAGCCATGTCCGATTCCCCCGTCCTCCCCGAACGCATCGCCGGCCTGCACGACCTCGCCACGGATTTGTGGTGGGTGTGGCACCGCGACGCGCGCGAGGTGTTCCGCCGCCTCGATTACAAGGTGTGGCGGCTGACCGCCCACAACCCGGTCCGGATGCTCCGCCTCGTCGCTCCCGAGCGACTGGCCGCGGCCGCCGCCGACCCGGCGTTCCTGGCGCTGTACGACGAGGCGATGCGGCAACTGCAGTCGGCGCGGGCCGGCGAGCAGACCTGGTGGGCCGAGCGCAGTGACATGGGCCGATCGCGGCCGATCGCCTACTTCTCGGCCGAGTTCGCGCTGCACCAGTCGCTGCCCATCTACGCGGGCGGCCTCGGCGTGCTCGCCGGTGACCACTGCAAGGAAGCCTCCGACCTCGGGCTGCCGTTCGTCGGGGTGGGCTTCATGTACCCGCAGGGCTACTTCCATCAGAGCGTCACGGCCGACGGCTGGCAGGAAGAGATCTACGAGCAGATCAACTGGGAGAACGCCGCGACGCAGCCGGCCCGCGCCGCGGACGGCTCGGAACTGGTGATCGCCGTTCCCCTCGGCAACCGCACCGTGCTGGTGTCGGTGTGGCAGGTCAAGCTGGGTGGCATCTCGCTGTACCTGATGGACACCAACCTGCCCGAGAACGCGCCCTGGGATCGGGAGCTCTCGGCCCGCCTGTACGGCGGCGACCGGGAGACGCGCGTCCAGCAGGAGATCATCCTCGGCATCGGTGGCGTCCGCATCCTTCGGGCGCTCGGGTACGAGCCGGCCGTGTGGCACCTCAACGAGGGCCACGCCGGCTTCGTCGTCCTGGAGCGGATTCGGGAGTTGCTCGAGCAGGGCCGCTCGTTCGAGGAAGCGCACGAGGAAGTGCGCAGGACGACGGTGTTCACCACCCACACGCCGGTCCCGGCGGGCCACGACGCCTTCCCGTTCCACATGGTGGAGACGCACCTGGCCGGGTGCTGGGGCGGCCTCGGCGCGCACCGCGAGGACTTCCTGGCACTGGGCCGGTACGACAACGGCAGCGGCACCCTGTTCAACATGACGGCCCTGGCGATGCGCAGCGCGGCAGGCGTCAACGCCGTCAGCCAGCTGCACGGCGAGGTGACGCGCGAGATGTGGGCGCCCCTCATCGAGGAACTGCCCAGGCAGGACGAGCCGGTGAAGGCGGTGACCAACGGCGTCCACCTCACCAACTGGCTGTCGCTCGAACTGACCCGCACGCTCGACAAGTACCTGCCCGCCGACTGGCGCGCCCACCACGACGACCCGGCCATCTGGGAAGCCGTGCGGTCGATCCCCGACGAGGTGCTGTGGGAGACCCGCGAGAAGATGCGGTCCTACATGTACAACTTCGTGCGCGAGCGGATCCGCGAGCGCTGGGTCCGCGAGAACATCGCGCCGCCCCGCGTCCTGGCCGGCGGCACCTTCCTCGGCCAGCACGCGCTGACGATCGGCTTTGCCCGCCGCATGACGATGTACAAGCGGCCGGACCTGATCTTCCACGACCCGGACCGCCTGGCGCGCCTGCTCAACGACCCGAAGCGGCCGGTGCAGATCGTCTTCGCCGGCAAGGCGCACCCGGCCGACGAGGGCGGCAAGCACGCCCTGCAGGGCATCTACCGGCGGGCCCTCGACCCGCGCTTCGGCGGGCGCATCGCCTTCGTCGAGGACTACGACCTGCACGTCGCGCACTACCTGGTGCAGGGCTGCGACGTGTGGCTGAACAACCCGCGCAAGCCGCTCGAGGCGAGCGGCACGAGCGGCATGAAGGCGGCGGCCAACGGCGTGCTCAACGTGAGCATCGGCGACGGCTGGTGGCCCGAGGGGTTCGCGGGCGGCAACGGCTGGCTGATCGACCCGGGCGTCGAGCACGGCGACCCGTCGGCACAGGACGCCGCCGACGCCGACGCGCTCTACCGGTTGCTCGAGAACGAGGTGGTGCCGGCCTTCTACGACCGCGACGACCACGACGTGCCGCACCGCTGGGTGGGCATGGTGAAGGAGTCGATCCGCACGGTGGCGCCGCAGTTCTGCACGCGCCGGATGCTGAAGGAGTACGTCGAGCGGATGTACATGCCGGCGTTCGAGCACAGCATGGGAAAAGGCAAGTAGGAAGAGCAGAAGAGTAGAAGGGAAGAAGGCAGAGCGGGAAGGGCGAAGGACGGAAGCGCCGAAGTCTCCAAGGACTTCGCGCTTTCGCCGTGCCTCCCGGTTTGCTCCTTCCTGCCCTTTCCTGCCTCTTCCGCCTTCCCGCCCTGCCTTCTTACCTTCTGCTCTTCTACTCTTCTACTCTTCTTTCCTTCCCCGGGTGTCGCCCTGGCGCCATGCGACAATGGCCTGATGCCTCGTCGTACCGCCTCGAGCGCCCGCTGCGCTCTGTGCAATGCCAAGGAGGTCTCCGAGCCGCGAGGCGAGGAGAAGTACTGCCGCGACTGCTGGGACAAGAAGATCGCCGTCGAGGAGATCGTCGCGCGCGAGTTCGCGCTCAAGCGCTACATCCGCGCCCACAGTGCCGAGAAGTACCTCATCTACCACTCGACGCTGAAGCGCCCCTGCGGGATGCTCATCGTGGTCGATGACGGCTACGACCTGTTCCTCACGCTGGTCCTCTACCCGACCTTCGGGTGGGAGGAGCCCGCGTACCACCTCGAAGGCGACCCCGAGACCCGCAGCTTCCACGAGGTGCTCGTCGACGTCGTCGTCGCGGAGGTCATCGAGCCCTGGGGCGGCGGCAAGTGGCACCTCGAGATCATCCGCGCCACGCAGCCCGATCCCGAGGAGTGGAACGGCGAGCTGTAGGTCTCGACCTGCCAGCCTAGGTGAGGGCCAGGTATTCGTGCACGAAGCGCACGACCATCGAGCCTTCGCCCACGGCCGACGCGACGCGGTTCATCGCGTTGGCGCGGATGTCGCCGGCCGCGAACACGCCAGGGACGCTGGTCTCGAGCGGCAACGGCTCGCGGGCTTCCTTCCACACGCGGGCGCACGACGGTGCCGCCATCAGGTCGCGGCCCGTGAGGACGAACCCGCGATCGTCGCGCAGCACCTCCGCCGGCAGCCACTCGCTGCGCGGCCGGGCGCCGATGAACACGAACACCGCGTCGACGGGCTCGACCGAGACGACGCCGGAGCCCACCGACGAGAACGACACGCGCTCGACGTGCTCGTCGCCCTCGACGCCGCAGATCTCCGTACCGGCGCGCAGCCGGATGTTCGGCGTCTTGGCGATCTGGTCGATCAGGTACTGCGACATGGTGGCCTGCAGTGACGCACCGCGGATGACGATGTCCACGTTCGCGGCGTAGCGCGACAGGTGCATGGCCCCCTGCCCCGCTGAATTGCCACCGCCGACCACCACCACCCGCTTGCCCGTGAACACGGCCGCCTCGGTCGTCGCGGCGCCGTAGTAGACCCCGGCGCCGGTGTGTTCCGCGATGCCTGGCGCCGGGTGCTCGCGATACGCCATGCCGGTGGCCGCCAGCAGCGTCCGGGTGACCAGTTGCCGGCCGTCTGCCAGGTGCAGTCGCTTGTAGCCGCCCTCGATCTCGAGGCCGGTGACCTCGATCGGCACGAGGCACTCGGCGCCGAGCCGCTGCGCCTGGGCCACGGCGCGACGCGTCAGTTCGTTGCCGCTCACGCCGGCAGGGAATCCGAGATAGTTCTCGATGCGTGAGCTGGTGCCCGCCTGCCCGCCTGGCGCGTGGCGGTCCAGCATCAGGGTCCGCAAGCCCTCCGAGGCGCCGTAGACCGCCGCCGCCAGCCCGGCGGGGCCGGCCCCGACGATCACCAGGTCGTAGAGGTCGAACGTCGCGGCGAGCGGTCGCCCCAGGTGCTCGGCCACCTGGCGTGGCTCGGGGCTGCGCAGCACCGTGCCGTCCTCGAAGAACAGCGCCGGCAGGTCCTCGGAGTCCAGGGAACCCGCCTCGAGCAACGGCGCCGCGTCGGGGCTGCGCGCCACGTCCACCCAGCGATACGGGATCAGGTTGCTCGCGAGGAAGTCCTTGATGGCATGCGACCGGGGCGACCACTGGTGGCCGACAAGCCGCAGGCCCGTCGCCTCGGGCAGGTAGTCGGCCTGCCAGGCGTCGAGCAGGTCGTCGAGGACCGGATACAGGCGCTCCTCGGGCGGCCCCCACGGCTTGGAGAGATAGTGATCGAGGTGCGCGTCGTTGATCGCGCGCACGGCGGCGTCGATGTCGGAGTAGGCCGTCAACAGCACGCGCCGGGCGATCGGGTAGACCTCGCGCGATCGCGTCAGCAACTCGGTGCCGTGCATGCCGGGCATCCGCTGGTCGCTGAGGAGCAGCGCCAGCGCGTCGCCCTGCGCCTTCATCTCCTTCATCGCCTCGAGGGCTTCCTCGCCTGACGAGGCGCTGACGATGGCCCACTTGTCGCGGTAGCGGCTGCGCAGGTCGCGGCGGACGGCGGCGAGCACCTGCGGGTCGTCGTCGACGACCAGCAGCGCAGGATTCTTCACGATGCGCTCTCCATGGGGGCGGCGGCGACGCGCAGTCGCACGCGGAACTCCGTGCGCCCGGGCACCGACTCGACCTCGATCGTGGCGTCGTTGTGCTGCAGCAGGCGCCGCACGATGTCCAGGCCGAGGCCGGTGCCCTGCCCCACCGGCTTGGTGGAGAAGAACGGCTCGAAGATGCGGGCCTGGACGTCGGGCTGGATGCCGGGACCGTCGTCGATGACGCGGACGACCACGTGGGTGGACTCGCAACGGGCGGTGACGTCGATGCGGCCGCCGGTCGCGACGGCATCGAGGGCGTTGTCGATCAGGTTGGACCACACCTGGTTCAGCTCACCGACGAAGCCGAGCACGCGGGGCAGGCCCGGCTCCACGTCGATGGCGACGGCCACCTCCTTGCGTCGCGCCTTCGACTTCAGCACCGTCACCGTGTTGGCGAGGTTGGTGGGCAGGTCGAGCGGCTCGGCCATTGTTGCCTGATCCATGTGCGTGAAGCCCTTGACCGCCTGCACCAGGCCCGTGATGCGCATCGCCGCCTCCTGGATCTCCGAGGCCAGCTCGCGCACCGCGCACCCGGCTGCCGCCCACCTGAGCACGGCGTCCAGGGCGTCGCCGTCAACCTGCCCGGCAATCCGATCGAGCGCGTCGAGGGTGACGGCGGTCTCGGCCAGCAGTGGGCTCAGGGTCTCGTCGAGGGCGTGCGCCGCGAGCCAGTCGGCGAGGGTCTCCTCCCGTTCCGCGCGCTGCAGCGGCGACAGGACGCCCCCCGCGCGCGAGGCGAGACACGAGGAGCGCATGGCCTCGATGGCTGCCAGTTGCTCTTCATCGAGGCGTGCCTTGCACAGCACACGGGTGGCCCGCTCGGCCTGCGCGAGCCGGTCGTCGAGCACCGCGGCACTGCGCTCGATGGCCGCGGCCGGGTTGTTCAGCTCGTGCGCAAGACCAGCAGACAGCTTGCCGAGCGAGGCCATCTTCTCGGTGCGCAGGTCGCTCGACGTGAACAGTCGCGCCCGATCGACCATCCGGTGCACGAGGATCGCCGTGACCTGGTGGCACTCGCCAATCAGCGCGGGGAACAGGCTGCGATCGATCGCGAGCAGGGTCGACGGCTCCTGCGCGATGGTGTCTCCCGGTGGACTCGACAGGCGCGAGTACGGCAGCGCGCCGAGCACATCGCCCGTCCGCCACTCCATCGTCTTCTCGCGCCCCGAGGGCCGCTGGACGAACATGGCGATGTGTCCTGCCAGCAGCACGTACATGCCGGCAACGGTGGCGTCCCTGGCGCTCAGGACGTCGCCGGTGGCCAGTTGCCGCACGACGCCGTGGTCCGCCAGCCAGGCCAGTTCCTCGCGCGGCGCGGCGCTGAGGACCGTGTGCGTCGTGAGTTGGTCGACCAGTTCGCTCGGTGACACGCTCGCCCCTTTGAGGAGGCGTCATCATATACGGTCGAGCTCCGGAAGCGCCCACGCGTCCGGCGATTCCGGGGACGTCGGCTTCAGCGCCACGCGAGGGGCGGCAGCGTGCGCAGGTCGATGAGCGCGACGGTCTCGCGCGTCCGGCCGGTGTGGAACTGCACGTAGTCGCCTTGCCGATCGAACGACGCGTGCGCGTGGACGGCCCGCACGGCGTCGCGGATGCCGGTGGCAAGCAGCCGCATCGCTCCGGTCGCAGTCTCGAGCAGCCACAGACGGCCCTTGTTGTCGTCCACGACGAGGAAACGGCCGTCGGGACGCGCGGCGACATGCCAGTAGTCGCCTTCCTTCACCATGCGCGCGCTGCCGTCCTTGTCCGCGATCATCACGCCCTGCTTGTCGTTGATGAGGGTGAGCTCGCCCGTCCCCGCAATCCACGCCTCGTGGGTGATCCACTCTTTCAGCGGCGTCACCCACGTCTTCTGGTCGGTGCGCGCGTAGAACGGGCGGTTGCGGCGGCCGTCGGCGTCGACGACCCAGGTACGCTGCGGTGCGTAGCCGCCTGTTTCCCAGACGTAGAAGATGCGGTCGTCGGTCGGACTGTGCTGCACGTGCCCGATGCGGAAGCCCTGCGTGATCACCGTGCGGTACTCCCCCGTCCGCACGTCCATGCGCCCGATCTCCCACGTGCCTTCGTCGCGCTGCACCGAGAGGGCGAGGTGCGTGCCGGCGCCGTTCAGCGATGGTTGCCCGAAGCCCCCGACGGCCACCCCGGGAATCGTGCCGACCGTGTGCTCGGTGAAGGTCTCGATGTCGAGCGCGACGATGACCACGCCGCGCTGCAGGTACACGCGGCGCGGGTTGGTGTGGTCGGGCGTCGCGCCGCGCGAGGTGCCCGCCGGGTCGTCGGTGAGTTGCACGAGGCGGCCGGTCCCGACGTCGGCGCGATAGAGCTGCGACGTGCCGGTCCGCGTCGACGTGAACAGCAGATAGCGGTTGTCGGCCGTGAAGTTCGAGACGTGGAAGTACAGGTTGTCGCTCGTCCCCGTCGTCGCGATCTCCCGGACGGTGACGCCAGTGACGGGATCGACGTACGTCTGCTGCTCGATGCCCCAGTCGCGCCCGACCTGCGCGGCCGAGGGCGGCGCGGATGCGAGCAGGGCGAGGGCGACGGCAACGAGAAGAGGCGGGGTGCGCATGGCTGGCGCCATTACACCCCGGATCGGCGGGTTCCTAGCTGCCGGCGGCCGGCGCGTACCGCTGCCGCGCCCGGATCTCCACGCCCCGGCGCGCCACCTTGACCTCGATGCTCCGTGACTCGGGCTGCTTCTTCCCTGCCGCCGGTTCCGGCTGTGCGTAGGCGAGCCGGTAGTACTGACGACTGTCCTGCAGCAGTTGCGGGAACACCTTCGTGAGGTCGTTGGTCCACAGCGTCTGCACGCCGCCGGTGTTCCTGGCCAGCATCGACAGGCTGCCGAATATCTCGCCGTTGGAGATCTGCGTCGCCTGTGTGAACTGCGGACTGTCGGAGCCGCCCATGTTGACCATCTGGGCCGAGGGGATGTGCGCGGTGCCCGGCGCGCGCAGCCCGCGCGGGTCGACCGTGTAGATGGCCACGTTGCTCAGGGCGGCCTCCCGCAGCACCTCCAGGTAGTCGGTGAACGTGGCCTGCCCCAATGGCGTGAGGCGGACATTGCGCTCCTGCACGAAGCCGTCGTGCCCCTCGCTCACGAGCAGGATGGCGCGCCGCTCGGCGGCATCCGAACGCACCGATTCGGCGACGTGGCCGAGGACCTCCATCGCCCGTCGCGTCCGGAACTCCGCCTCCATCGGCGTCCCGCCAGTCTTCTGGCCGCGGAACCGGCGGATCAGCGCGCGGGCCGGCTCACGGTCGGTGGTGAGGTCCAGCGCGAGTTCACCCGGCCCGGTGTTCACCACCGCCAGGCGGTCGTGCGGCCCGAGCGCATCGACGAAGGCCAGGGCGGCCTCGGCCGCCGGCGCGGTCCGCGTCGGGTGGATGTGCCAGTCGTCGAGCACGAGCACGAAGTCGCGCCGCTGCGAGGGCTGCTCGCCACCTCCGAGATCGACGCGTTCAAAGGCGACCAGCGGCTGAGGCTTGCCGTTGTCGAGCACCGTCACTTCATCGGCGCGCAGGTCGGTGACGGCCTTGCCGTCGCGCGTGACGACAGCGGACACCTCGACGAGCGTGGTACCGCCGCGGAAGGTGGGTTGCGCTGGAGTAGGCGCGGGCGCCTGCGCACGCACCGCAGTGAAGGCGAGGACGACGATGGCGGCGACGACGGGCAGACGACGCATGTTGACCTCCTGGGTGACGCGTAAACCTTGGGCCTTGGACCTTGGGCCTTGGGCCTTGGGCCTTGGACCTTGGGCTTCCGTGACCCCTGAGCCCTTCGTTCAGTGCGGTTCGGCGAGCCTGTCGACGCGGTCGCCGAGCAGCGGCCACCGCGGCGTGCCGCCGAGGGCAACGCGCGCCAGGGACCAGGCCCAGAAGCCGAACCCGACCACGACGATGAACTGGGTCGCCCAAACGCCCACGCGGAACAGGGCGAGCGAACTCAGGAGCCCGACCGCGGCCACGCCGAGGGTGGCCACGCCGAGCAACGAGAGGACGCCGAAGCCCAGCACCGACTGTGCGGCGTGCCACCGGGAGGGACGGTCGCGCGCCTCGAGCCACAGGACGAGTACCCCCGAGATCCAGCCGGCCGAGTACGCGAGGAGGGCGGCCTGCCTGGACGTGAGCCCGAGCGAGGTGCGCTCGGGAGCCGTCGGCGTCCTGACGGCCGACGACTGTGCGGGGAGCTTCGCCATGCGGCGTCCAGCGTAAACCATTTGGGCAGGGCCGGCTCTCCGGCCCTGCCCGGTCCTGCTACTTGTCGGCCACCTTCTCGAAGCGCACCGGGCCGTCGTGCCTGGTCACGCCGGCGACCGCAAACGGCGTGGTGACCGTGGCCGTGACGCTCGACCCCTGCACCGGCGGGATCTCGCGGTACATCACGATGAGCGTGTCGCCGTCCTTGCCGACGCCGGCAATCTCGACCTTGTACCCACTGGTCGGGCGATTGCCGAGGAACACGCCCACGACCATCATCTGGTCGAAGGCCACCTGCGGCGCCGCCTGCTTGGTGGGCAGTTGCGCCCACAGCGCCGCCCAGTCCTGCTCGGTGCGGACCACCGCCTCGCGGGCCGCGCCGCCACCGTTGCTGAGCGGGCCGTGCGCGATGGGCACGAATCGCGGGGCGTTGGAGGCCGCTTCGGTGCCCGTCCCGGGCGGGCCGTACACCGCGAACGTCACTTCCCGCGACACCGACGGCTTGTCGAGGCGCGGCTTGGCCTCGACCTTCAACACGTACAGGCCGGGCGCGAAGTCCTTCAGCGGCACCTCGAACTGCACGCCGTAGCCGCCGCCCTTGCCGCCGCCGAGTTCGGTCGACTTGCGCTCCTCGGTGGTGTTGAACACCTTCGTCCCGTCGACACGCGTCACCGTCGTCGTGATGTCGACGCTGTGCCCGCCCTGAATCGAGTCGTACACGTCGACGTAGCCGAACAGGTTCTCCACCTGCGCGAAGCCGCGGGTCGTGGTCGGGGGCAGCGGCATCAGCTTCTTGAGCGACTCCTCCATGCGCGGCGTCGGCGTCAGCTGCGCGCCCGTCGACGTCAGGAGGATGCCGCTCATGCTCAGGTCCTTGTCCGAGAAGTCGGGGACGATC from Luteitalea sp. TBR-22 includes:
- a CDS encoding N(4)-(beta-N-acetylglucosaminyl)-L-asparaginase produces the protein MPSRLNRRQFVRSGAAAAGLGLAARADGAPAILQSRPRPVVIASTNGHTRLHDGNESCVARAFRLMTGGTDVLESLIAGVNIVELDPKDTSVGYGGLPNAEGVVQLDSCCMHGPKKRAGGVAALEGVRTPSKVAYAVLQNTDHHLLVGAGAQKFARQMGFQVEDDLNTDTSRKLWLEWKRRLDPEHFLDPEKRAQASFDAGWSMVRDGLIDRDHFFGTINCDGINAKGEICGVTTTSGLAWKIPGRVGDSPILGAGLYVDGEVGAAGSTGRGEANLYGLCSFLIVEQMRAGRSPKDAGMEALRRVRANTIEKRLLHEGKPKFGLNFYILNKNGEFAGVSMYESSFAVCTENGPETRKTESLIEGKEPNW
- a CDS encoding sensor histidine kinase, giving the protein MSPSELVDQLTTHTVLSAAPREELAWLADHGVVRQLATGDVLSARDATVAGMYVLLAGHIAMFVQRPSGREKTMEWRTGDVLGALPYSRLSSPPGDTIAQEPSTLLAIDRSLFPALIGECHQVTAILVHRMVDRARLFTSSDLRTEKMASLGKLSAGLAHELNNPAAAIERSAAVLDDRLAQAERATRVLCKARLDEEQLAAIEAMRSSCLASRAGGVLSPLQRAEREETLADWLAAHALDETLSPLLAETAVTLDALDRIAGQVDGDALDAVLRWAAAGCAVRELASEIQEAAMRITGLVQAVKGFTHMDQATMAEPLDLPTNLANTVTVLKSKARRKEVAVAIDVEPGLPRVLGFVGELNQVWSNLIDNALDAVATGGRIDVTARCESTHVVVRVIDDGPGIQPDVQARIFEPFFSTKPVGQGTGLGLDIVRRLLQHNDATIEVESVPGRTEFRVRLRVAAAPMESAS
- a CDS encoding serine hydrolase; its protein translation is MAHAVIRAMLAALVALAVAGPAEAQAPAAAQDRVAALAPAFPEIDRAFTDYARAAHVPGMAWGVIVDGRLVHTGTFGVQDVTTQAPVTADTVFRIASMTKSFTAAAILMLRDEGKLALDDPAERYVPELKGLAYPTTDSPRLTVRHLLTHAAGFPEDNPWGDQQLALTDAQMDALMRQGIPFSTPPGLAYEYSNYGFAILGRIVTNVSGMPYRDYVRTRLLAPLGLTATTLDAPVVPAARLAHGYRWEDERWKEEPPLPDGAFGAMGGMLTSLRDLAAYVAWHMDAWPARDGAEAGPLRRSSRREMQQVWRPAPAVVRSTPAGPSLSSGGYGYGLRVSQTCAFGHVVAHSGGLPGFGSQMRWLPEYGVGLVAMGSLTYTAWSPRFDNALDALARTGALAPRPVVPLPALVGLRADVTRLIQKWDDGLADSIAANNLYLDVAKDRRRAEIAALTARHGACRADGPFLVENALRGEWVMPCERGALRVAITLAPIVPPKVQFLSVRSADTADPPKPPATCQ
- a CDS encoding FAD-dependent oxidoreductase, whose protein sequence is MKNPALLVVDDDPQVLAAVRRDLRSRYRDKWAIVSASSGEEALEAMKEMKAQGDALALLLSDQRMPGMHGTELLTRSREVYPIARRVLLTAYSDIDAAVRAINDAHLDHYLSKPWGPPEERLYPVLDDLLDAWQADYLPEATGLRLVGHQWSPRSHAIKDFLASNLIPYRWVDVARSPDAAPLLEAGSLDSEDLPALFFEDGTVLRSPEPRQVAEHLGRPLAATFDLYDLVIVGAGPAGLAAAVYGASEGLRTLMLDRHAPGGQAGTSSRIENYLGFPAGVSGNELTRRAVAQAQRLGAECLVPIEVTGLEIEGGYKRLHLADGRQLVTRTLLAATGMAYREHPAPGIAEHTGAGVYYGAATTEAAVFTGKRVVVVGGGNSAGQGAMHLSRYAANVDIVIRGASLQATMSQYLIDQIAKTPNIRLRAGTEICGVEGDEHVERVSFSSVGSGVVSVEPVDAVFVFIGARPRSEWLPAEVLRDDRGFVLTGRDLMAAPSCARVWKEAREPLPLETSVPGVFAAGDIRANAMNRVASAVGEGSMVVRFVHEYLALT
- the glgP gene encoding alpha-glucan family phosphorylase, producing MSDSPVLPERIAGLHDLATDLWWVWHRDAREVFRRLDYKVWRLTAHNPVRMLRLVAPERLAAAAADPAFLALYDEAMRQLQSARAGEQTWWAERSDMGRSRPIAYFSAEFALHQSLPIYAGGLGVLAGDHCKEASDLGLPFVGVGFMYPQGYFHQSVTADGWQEEIYEQINWENAATQPARAADGSELVIAVPLGNRTVLVSVWQVKLGGISLYLMDTNLPENAPWDRELSARLYGGDRETRVQQEIILGIGGVRILRALGYEPAVWHLNEGHAGFVVLERIRELLEQGRSFEEAHEEVRRTTVFTTHTPVPAGHDAFPFHMVETHLAGCWGGLGAHREDFLALGRYDNGSGTLFNMTALAMRSAAGVNAVSQLHGEVTREMWAPLIEELPRQDEPVKAVTNGVHLTNWLSLELTRTLDKYLPADWRAHHDDPAIWEAVRSIPDEVLWETREKMRSYMYNFVRERIRERWVRENIAPPRVLAGGTFLGQHALTIGFARRMTMYKRPDLIFHDPDRLARLLNDPKRPVQIVFAGKAHPADEGGKHALQGIYRRALDPRFGGRIAFVEDYDLHVAHYLVQGCDVWLNNPRKPLEASGTSGMKAAANGVLNVSIGDGWWPEGFAGGNGWLIDPGVEHGDPSAQDAADADALYRLLENEVVPAFYDRDDHDVPHRWVGMVKESIRTVAPQFCTRRMLKEYVERMYMPAFEHSMGKGK